One genomic segment of Impatiens glandulifera chromosome 6, dImpGla2.1, whole genome shotgun sequence includes these proteins:
- the LOC124942238 gene encoding putative disease resistance protein RGA4 has translation MVDAALISGLLSNLAPLIKDEFSLFWSFKKDVQKLSSTLSSINSVLEDAERKNLREKDKQTEDWLWKLKDVAYEVRDIMDECTFEDLRLQVKRRNASSSIRIQVTSSITHPFSNTWTRLKVGHKIKDVQDKLNQISSERQKLHLRESIHDSKIDKFTSNWRETMSLSSCSQVYGRDKEKKEIIDILLNNTFSVDTKLSVLPIVGIGGIGKTTLAQMVFNDDEVSKHFDPKIWVCVSDEFDIKLVIKFIIGETKETSLEILQKMIQDKLRGKIYLIVLDDVWNEKGVAWDQLRSILDCGSNGAFVLTTTRKRNVAEIMETIQHYELSSISEEDCWLLFKERAFMHKKLTTPNFIDIGREIVRKCKGVPLVVKTLGSQLRFNNDENEWCIIRDSEIWEISQNEEDLLPILRLSYYDLPYYLRRCFLFCVIIPKDTEIGKESLIQLWIAHGLIPTVKNQEVEDTGTTIWKELCWRNFFQDEKENNYWKDKVITCKIHDLMHDLAKSVMKDEYYRMDANSSSDGLGLGHGIRHVTLMFNWLDKTSFCSLKNIRGLQSIMLYGGDYGKGVKEILSVLKKLPSLRVLEINRDGMQYQVVRYMQCQDLRYVGRLKHLRYLDISGCLITTLPNSICHLLNLQTLKLNSCCHLEHLPRNTKDLINLKHLYLEGCSGLKYFPTGIGQLKHLKTLSLFVIGKKEKYCQLDELKELDIRGSLKIKNLEKVSNVSLARGISLAKITSISELDLEWTFDDSNDNQTKTRHEKICEALEVLNARLKKLRMSGYKGVNLPKWVEKASPSLTHLELKDLDNVNTIIPSTRAFPNLCWLNISYCPKLGRLLPHLKALKDLTVWGECSDELLNSIWNLNGLTHLKLGALNNDVEHIFTVRNMN, from the coding sequence ATGGTTGATGCAGCTCTAATTAGTGGTTTGCTTTCAAATTTGGCACCTCTCATTAAGGATGAATTCTCTTTGTTTTGGAGTTTTAAGAAGGATGTTCAAAAGCTATCAAGCACGTTGTCTTCAATTAACTCCGTACTTGAGGATGCTGAAAGAAAGAACCTACGGGAGAAGGACAAACAAACTGAAGATTGGTTGTGGAAACTCAAAGATGTAGCTTACGAGGTTCGAGACATCATGGATGAGTGCACCTTTGAAGATCTTCGTCTTCAAGTCAAAAGGCGTAATGCCTCCTCTTCAATCCGGATCCAGGTAACCAGCTCAATAACTCATCCTTTTAGCAATACTTGGACACGTCTAAAAGTTGGTCACAAAATTAAGGATGTTCAAGACAAACTAAACCAAATTTCTTCAGAGCGCCAAAAGTTACATTTGCGTGAATCTATTCATGACTCAAAAATAGACAAGTTTACTAGTAATTGGCGTGAAACCATGTCTCTTTCTAGTTGCAGTCAAGTATATGGGAGAGATAAGGAGAAGAAAGAGATTATTGATATTCTACTCAATAATACATTTAGTGTTGATACAAAACTATCTGTTTTGCCCATTGTTGGCATTGGGGGTATAGGTAAAACAACACTTGCCCAAATGGTATTCAATGATGATGAGGTTTCTAAGCATTTTGATCCCAAAATCTGGGTTTGTGTTTCAGATGAATTTGATATTAAGTTGGTGATCAAATTCATCATAGGAGAAACAAAGGAAACTTCCTTAGAGATATTGCAAAAAATGATTCAAGATAAATTGAGAgggaaaatatatttgattgtattgGATGATGTTTGGAATGAAAAGGGTGTGGCATGGGATCAGCTAAGATCTATATTAGATTGTGGATCAAATGGTGCGTTCGTCCTTACAACAACACGTAAAAGAAATGTGGCGGAAATCATGGAAACGATTCAACATTATGAATTATCATCGATCTCTGAAGAAGATTGTTGGCTACTATTTAAAGAACGTGCATTTATGCATAAAAAACTGACAACACCAAACTTTATTGATATTGGAAGAGAAATAGTTAGAAAATGTAAGGGTGTTCCTTTAGTTGTCAAGACATTAGGAAGTCAATTGAGATTCAATAATGACGAAAATGAATGGTGCATAATAAGAGATAGTGAGATATGGGAGATATCACAAAATGAAGAAGATCTCTTGCCTATTCTAAGGTTGAGTTATTATGACCTCCCTTATTATTTGAGAAgatgttttttgttttgtgttataatTCCCAAGGATACTGAAATAGGAAAGGAGAGTTTAATTCAATTGTGGATTGCCCATGGTTTAATTCCTACCGTTAAAAACCAAGAAGTAGAAGATACTGGGACTACAATTTGGAAGGAATTGTGTTGGAGAAACTTTTTTCAAGATGAAAAAGAGAACAACTATTGGAAGGATAAAGTTATAACATGTAAGATACACGATCTTATGCACGATCTTGCCAAATCTGTTATGAAAGATGAATATTATAGGATGGATGCTAATAGCTCAAGTGATGGTCTGGGACTAGGACATGGAATTCGTCATGTAACATTAATGTTTAATTGGTTAGACAAAACATCATTTTGTTCTCTTAAAAATATTCGAGGGTTGCAATCAATAATGCTCTATGGCGGAGATTATGGAAAAGGCGTAAAGGAGATTTTGAGTGTCTTGAAGAAACTTCCATCTTTACGTGTCCTTGAAATAAACCGCGATGGTATGCAATATCAAGTTGTGCGCTATATGCAGTGTCAAGATTTGCGTTACGTGGGACGTCTAAAACATCTTAGATACTTAGACATTTCTGGTTGTCTGATAACAACCTTGCCTAATAGTATTTGTCATCTTTTGAACTTACAGACTCTAAAACTCAATTCTTGTTGTCATCTTGAACATTTGCCTAGAAACACAAAAGACCTCATTAACCTGAAACATCTATATTTGGAGGGTTGTTCtggattaaaatattttcctaCAGGGATTGGGCAATTGAAACATCTCAAGACATTAAGCTTGTTTGTGATAGGAAAGAAGGAGAAATACTGCCAACTTGATGAATTAAAAGAATTGGATATCCGCGGCTCCTTGAAAATTAAGAATCTTGAAAAAGTTAGTAATGTATCTCTTGCAAGAGGGATAAGTTTGGCTAAAATTACGAGTATCAGTGAGTTGGATCTGGAATGGACATTTGATGATAGTAATGATAATCAGACCAAGACTAGACATGAGAAAATATGTGAAGCTCTGGAGGTTTTAAATGCGAGGCTGAAGAAATTGAGAATGAGTGGTTACAAAGGTGTGAATCTCCCTAAATGGGTTGAAAAGGCATCTCCTTCTCTAACACACCTTGAGCTTAAGGACTTGGACAATGTGAATACTATTATTCCAAGTACTAGAGCATTTCCTAATCTATGCTGGCTAAACATATCTTATTGCCCAAAGTTAGGGAGGTTACTGCCACATCTGAAAGCACTCAAAGATCTAACAGTCTGGGGTGAATGTTCGGATGAATTGTTAAATAGCATCTGGAATCTCAATGGTCTCACTCATCTGAAACTTGGTGCATTGAATAATGATGTGGAGCACATATTCACCGTCAGAAACATGAATTGA
- the LOC124942953 gene encoding putative F-box protein At1g67623: protein MNNISLNLMENSTIANEGDIYNREAIKANVLSLPNDLVINILASLSKSSHSDLLSAKSVCKALKELSDNDFIYQIMSLKGIELVPWNKDKQQLLLLERCIQCHNSEAFYRQGMVNYFSDKGTQYGLEYLQKAANYGHLGALYVTGIISLFGDNESNKKGIEILNQNVLKGILWKCRKEMILFIFRLWINIPTIMNKVVVCCLNHEYTYQKKWRFTWPVDDGDDNVECKACKCDRELDYLMPSLGIDR from the exons ATGAATAATATATCTCTCAATCTGATGGAAAATTCAACAATCGCAAATGAAGGGGATATCTACAATAGAGAAGCAATTAAGGCCAACGTTCTTTCCCTCCCAAATGATTTGGTGATCAACATCTTAGCTTCATTGTCGAAATCCTCTCATTCCGATCTTCTTAGCGCCAAATCTGt CTGTAAGGCTCTCAAGGAATTAAGCGACaatgattttatatatcaaataatgtCTTTAAAAGGTATAGAGTTAGTTCCGTGGAACAAAGATAAACAACAACTCCTATTATTGGAACGATGTATACAATGTCATAATTCAGAAGCCTTTTACAGACAAGGAATG GTGAACTATTTTAGTGACAAAGGAACTCAATATGGATTGGAATATTTACAAAAGGCGGCAAATTATGGACATTTAGGAGCACTCTATGTAACTGGAATTATCTCTCTTTTTGGAGATaacgaatcaaataaaaaagggATTGAGATTCTAAACCAAAATGTTCTTAAAGGAATATTATGGAAGTGTCGTAAAGAGATGATTCTTTTCATATTCAGGTTGTGGATCAATATCCCAACCATTATGAATAAAGTTGTGGTTTGTTGTTTAAATCACGAGTACACCTATCAAAAGAAATGGAGATTTACATGGCCAGTTGACGATGGTGATGATAACGTAGAATGTAAGGCATGCAAATGCGATAGGGAGCTTGATTATTTAATGCCTTCTCTTGGAATTGATCGTTGa